In the genome of Terriglobales bacterium, one region contains:
- a CDS encoding DUF4870 domain-containing protein produces MEATPVTQDERTFAVLAHALQIVGTFIAPLIILLVKRDSRFVTFHALQAVFLQLVYMVIWVVFFVGIVAVAILGAAGGSMSGPPPAFVALVPLAWLLGMMGWAAMLILAIVYAIKAGKGEWAEYPVLGRMARGMLGF; encoded by the coding sequence ATGGAAGCCACACCCGTCACGCAGGATGAGCGCACGTTTGCCGTGCTCGCCCATGCCCTGCAGATTGTGGGCACCTTCATCGCTCCGCTCATCATCCTGCTGGTCAAGCGCGACTCGCGTTTCGTAACCTTCCATGCCTTGCAGGCGGTGTTCCTGCAGCTGGTCTACATGGTCATCTGGGTGGTCTTCTTCGTTGGCATCGTGGCGGTGGCCATCCTGGGCGCGGCGGGCGGCAGCATGTCCGGGCCGCCGCCCGCGTTCGTCGCCCTGGTTCCCCTCGCCTGGCTGTTGGGCATGATGGGGTGGGCAGCGATGCTGATCCTGGCCATCGTGTATGCCATCAAGGCGGGAAAGGGCGAGTGGGCCGAGTACCCCGTGCTCGGGCGTATGGCGCGGGGTATGCTCGGTTTCTGA
- a CDS encoding radical SAM protein codes for MTPSAALPFPSPQDQPPRLVGIARLAAESKALSEGHQVEYRTLDARSLLNRCESPRMPFRWTINPYRGCEFGCHYCYARYTHEFMELRDGRDFERVIYAKQNAAWMLRRDLRQVRAGELIAIGTATDPYQPAERRYGVTRSILEELAQHRGLNLSMVTKSNLILRDVDLLRRLSERNRFSVLLTITTTDATLARLLEPRAPRPDLRLEAVRGLVEAGIEAGVMCAPILPGITDSPQNLENVVRAAANAGARMVANNALFLKPCSLQVFLPLVEEHFPHLASQYRRLYAKRAYLPDHYRRETSQLMTGLRRRYGVDKRRAQSVAYAHERMTEQQLGLF; via the coding sequence ATGACGCCTTCGGCCGCACTCCCGTTCCCTTCCCCGCAGGACCAGCCTCCGCGCCTGGTCGGCATCGCGCGGCTTGCCGCCGAAAGCAAGGCGCTTTCCGAAGGCCATCAGGTTGAGTACCGCACGCTCGATGCCCGCAGCTTGCTGAACCGCTGCGAATCGCCGCGCATGCCGTTTCGCTGGACCATCAATCCTTACCGCGGCTGCGAATTCGGCTGCCACTACTGTTATGCCCGCTACACCCACGAGTTCATGGAGCTGCGCGACGGCCGCGACTTCGAGCGCGTGATCTACGCCAAGCAGAACGCAGCCTGGATGCTGCGCCGCGACCTGCGGCAGGTAAGAGCGGGCGAGCTGATCGCCATCGGGACGGCCACCGATCCCTACCAGCCGGCGGAGCGACGCTACGGTGTGACGCGCTCCATCCTGGAAGAACTGGCGCAGCACCGCGGGCTGAATCTCAGCATGGTCACCAAGTCCAACCTGATCTTGCGGGATGTGGACCTGCTACGGCGCCTCAGCGAGCGCAACCGCTTCTCGGTCCTGCTGACGATAACCACTACGGATGCGACGCTGGCCCGTCTGCTTGAGCCGCGCGCACCGCGTCCCGATCTGCGCCTGGAGGCGGTTCGCGGGCTGGTCGAAGCCGGGATCGAGGCTGGCGTGATGTGCGCGCCCATCCTGCCGGGCATCACCGATTCACCGCAAAATCTGGAGAACGTGGTCCGCGCGGCAGCCAACGCCGGCGCACGCATGGTTGCGAACAATGCTCTGTTCCTCAAGCCGTGCTCCCTGCAGGTGTTCCTGCCGTTGGTCGAGGAGCACTTCCCTCACCTGGCCTCGCAGTACCGGCGGCTTTACGCCAAACGAGCGTACCTGCCGGACCACTACCGGCGCGAGACCTCACAACTCATGACCGGGCTGCGCCGAAGATATGGGGTCGACAAGCGGCGCGCGCAAAGCGTGGCGTACGCGCATGAGCGGATGACCGAGCAGCAACTGGGACTGTTCTGA
- a CDS encoding M3 family metallopeptidase: MPAGTFVLIAILSVSLTALSQDDALLRQLDAREEQLEKLWAEYWTTDREITLGNDKLSTVPLRQRIRDVLTEPEFLAKMRSAEFQDATLERRRQFFLQEAIEAQIAADTELAQLVEEIERDESALRYQVGERKLTRAELNNIIGHEPDRALRRTAWEARAQITALTGERVRKAMKLRNALAQRHAGRAFTDFMLERKQTDRKGLMAWFEEIRRETDADYQRLLERIRRELKVEKVEPWDLEFYFSTITGEFEQKLLPAEEAWPRIQKLSRALGFDFETLGTDVVIADITFGGGTYPIYYGKQARIVVNKYKGVRFTDTLLHEAGHGLHFTLMREPSFLLRANYAEAYGEGLGQVMALLLYRDEIAGPYFGLSAEQVRAIQERYRLKSIVDMRETMAASLFEFAAYASPNQDLVALYNRIYSEYLGVDMHGTATWAFDPFYSTGPIYLQSYVLAEMVGRQIHHAVDQRFGRKWGLEAGRFLHEKFFMRGGRLPLDEIMKEGTGEPLTARYLIEAMKDPGAASRASSIPHTTDGSGARLSPGGR, encoded by the coding sequence ATGCCCGCCGGCACGTTCGTCCTGATCGCTATTCTGTCCGTTTCTTTGACGGCCCTCTCCCAGGACGACGCCCTGCTTCGCCAACTCGACGCCAGGGAAGAACAACTGGAGAAACTCTGGGCCGAGTACTGGACCACCGATCGGGAAATCACTCTGGGGAACGACAAGCTCTCGACCGTGCCCCTCCGGCAACGCATTCGCGACGTGCTCACCGAGCCGGAATTCCTGGCGAAGATGAGATCGGCTGAATTCCAGGACGCCACGCTGGAACGGCGCCGCCAGTTCTTCCTTCAGGAGGCGATTGAGGCCCAAATCGCTGCGGACACGGAGTTGGCGCAACTGGTGGAGGAGATCGAGCGCGACGAAAGCGCCCTCCGCTACCAGGTGGGCGAGCGCAAGCTGACCCGCGCCGAACTGAACAATATCATCGGCCACGAGCCCGATCGCGCCTTGCGCCGGACGGCCTGGGAGGCGCGAGCGCAGATCACGGCGCTGACAGGTGAACGCGTACGCAAGGCCATGAAGCTGCGCAACGCGCTGGCGCAGCGCCACGCCGGGCGGGCATTCACCGACTTCATGCTGGAGCGCAAGCAGACGGACCGCAAGGGGTTGATGGCGTGGTTCGAAGAGATCCGGCGTGAGACCGACGCCGACTATCAGCGCTTGCTCGAACGCATCCGCCGCGAGCTGAAGGTGGAGAAGGTCGAGCCCTGGGATTTGGAGTTCTACTTTTCCACCATCACCGGCGAGTTCGAGCAGAAGCTGCTACCGGCCGAAGAAGCCTGGCCGCGTATTCAGAAGCTGAGCCGGGCGCTGGGCTTCGATTTCGAGACGCTGGGCACGGACGTGGTGATTGCTGACATCACGTTTGGCGGCGGCACCTACCCTATCTACTACGGCAAGCAGGCGCGCATCGTAGTGAACAAGTACAAGGGCGTACGCTTCACCGACACGCTCTTGCACGAAGCCGGTCACGGACTGCACTTCACGCTGATGCGCGAGCCGTCTTTCCTGCTGCGCGCGAATTACGCCGAAGCCTATGGCGAGGGTCTCGGCCAGGTGATGGCTCTCCTGCTCTACCGCGACGAAATTGCCGGGCCGTACTTCGGGCTTTCTGCGGAGCAAGTACGCGCAATTCAGGAGCGTTACCGGCTGAAGTCCATCGTCGACATGCGGGAGACCATGGCGGCTTCCCTGTTCGAGTTTGCCGCCTACGCAAGTCCCAACCAGGACCTGGTCGCGCTCTACAACCGCATCTACTCCGAGTATCTCGGCGTGGATATGCACGGTACGGCGACTTGGGCGTTCGATCCGTTCTATTCGACGGGCCCCATCTACCTGCAAAGCTACGTGTTAGCCGAGATGGTCGGCCGGCAGATTCACCATGCCGTCGACCAGCGCTTTGGACGCAAGTGGGGGCTGGAAGCCGGCCGCTTCCTGCATGAGAAGTTCTTCATGCGCGGAGGCCGGTTGCCACTGGATGAAATCATGAAGGAAGGCACGGGTGAGCCGCTGACGGCGCGTTACCTGATTGAAGCGATGAAAGACCCGGGAGCGGCTAGCCGCGCTTCATCCATTCCGCATACAACCGATGGAAGTGGTGCACGCCTTTCTCCTGGCGGACGCTGA
- a CDS encoding proline--tRNA ligase: MQRWSQLFIPTLREAPADAEVASHKFLVRAGYIRQLAAGIYSYLFLGQRSLLKIQAIVREEMNRIAQEFYLPALNPRELWEASGRWTLMGENMFRLKDRKGADLCLGMTHEEVMTEIARKELRSYKQLPQIWYQIQTKFRDEPRPKSGLLRVRQFIMKDSYSFDLDPAGLDVSYQKHYDAYCAIFDRCGLKYIVVEAHSGAMGGSQSHEFMVMTEAGEDMVASCEKCRYAANLEKATSRLDPVEDLAPEGDGKPLPVETPGMKTIDDVARFLGVSPKQKMKTLAYMAGDLNAGKIYPLVVFVRGDHMLNEAKLAAALPAKDALRPMHPEEIEQIFGSPAGYLGPIGTEKMSYNGEAVRVMVDEALRGRKNLVAGANRENYHLKNVTPERDFPVPQWVDVRSAEAGEGCPNCGHPLRVSKAVEIGHIFKLGYKYAESLGARVLDQEGKEVTPIMGSYGIGLERILTAAVEQSHDADGFWLPPQIAPFEIIVVPTNARDSKLLETAVAVAEQLGKAGYDVLLDDRDERPGIKFKDADLIGVPFRVTVGKKVSEGKVEVARRSTRETQDATIGAVADTFRNFFPPGR, from the coding sequence ATGCAACGCTGGTCGCAACTGTTCATTCCCACGCTGCGCGAGGCCCCGGCGGACGCCGAGGTGGCCAGCCACAAGTTCCTGGTGCGCGCCGGCTACATCCGCCAGCTCGCCGCCGGCATCTACTCCTACCTCTTTCTGGGACAGCGGTCGCTGCTCAAGATCCAGGCCATCGTGCGCGAGGAGATGAACCGCATCGCGCAGGAGTTCTACCTGCCCGCCCTGAACCCGCGCGAGCTTTGGGAGGCATCCGGCCGCTGGACCTTGATGGGCGAAAACATGTTCCGGCTGAAGGACCGCAAGGGCGCCGACCTGTGCCTGGGCATGACCCATGAAGAGGTCATGACGGAAATCGCGCGCAAGGAACTGCGCAGCTACAAGCAACTGCCGCAGATCTGGTACCAGATCCAGACCAAGTTCCGTGACGAGCCGCGGCCCAAGTCAGGTCTGCTGCGGGTGCGCCAATTCATCATGAAAGATTCGTATTCCTTCGACCTGGATCCCGCCGGACTCGACGTGAGCTACCAGAAGCACTACGACGCCTACTGCGCCATCTTCGACCGCTGCGGACTGAAGTACATCGTGGTGGAGGCGCACTCCGGCGCCATGGGGGGTTCGCAGTCGCACGAATTCATGGTGATGACCGAAGCTGGTGAGGACATGGTGGCGAGCTGCGAGAAGTGCCGGTACGCGGCCAATCTGGAGAAGGCCACCTCGCGCCTGGACCCGGTCGAGGACCTGGCCCCCGAAGGCGACGGCAAGCCGCTTCCGGTCGAAACGCCCGGGATGAAGACCATCGACGACGTGGCCCGGTTCCTGGGGGTGTCTCCGAAACAGAAAATGAAGACCCTGGCCTACATGGCGGGCGACCTGAACGCCGGCAAGATCTACCCCCTGGTGGTTTTCGTCCGCGGTGATCACATGCTGAACGAGGCCAAGCTGGCGGCGGCCTTGCCCGCCAAAGATGCGCTCCGTCCCATGCATCCGGAAGAAATCGAGCAGATCTTCGGCTCACCGGCGGGATACCTGGGGCCCATCGGTACGGAGAAGATGTCGTACAACGGAGAGGCCGTCCGCGTGATGGTGGACGAAGCCTTGCGCGGCCGGAAAAATCTGGTCGCCGGCGCCAACCGCGAGAACTATCACCTGAAAAACGTCACGCCGGAGCGCGACTTCCCTGTACCGCAATGGGTCGACGTGCGCAGTGCCGAGGCGGGAGAAGGCTGTCCCAACTGCGGCCATCCCCTGCGCGTTTCCAAGGCGGTGGAGATCGGCCACATCTTCAAGCTCGGCTACAAGTACGCGGAATCGCTGGGAGCACGCGTCCTTGACCAGGAAGGCAAGGAGGTTACGCCCATCATGGGCAGCTACGGCATCGGCCTGGAGCGCATCCTGACTGCGGCCGTGGAACAGAGTCACGACGCGGATGGTTTCTGGCTGCCGCCGCAGATCGCTCCCTTCGAGATCATCGTCGTACCCACCAACGCGCGCGATAGCAAGCTGCTGGAAACGGCCGTGGCCGTGGCCGAGCAACTGGGGAAGGCCGGCTACGACGTCCTGCTCGACGACCGCGATGAGCGCCCCGGGATCAAGTTCAAGGACGCCGACCTCATCGGTGTTCCCTTCCGCGTCACTGTTGGCAAGAAAGTTTCCGAGGGCAAAGTGGAGGTGGCGCGGCGCTCGACACGTGAAACCCAGGATGCTACCATCGGCGCAGTTGCGGACACATTCCGGAACTTTTTCCCGCCCGGCCGTTGA
- a CDS encoding aromatic ring-hydroxylating dioxygenase subunit alpha, protein MPSDRNLFADLSVDPDIIRAWTLPASLYTEPSVLTHEHQCLFGRTWQVAGCRQQVARPGDYFTCQVAGEPLLVVRDGEGRLRAFYNVCRHRAGPPAEGCGSRKVFRCSYHGWTYGLDGRLITAPEFEGAQDFRAEDFGLRPVRVEEWAAWVFVNLDDAAEPLLPALGDLPRQAERFPLERVRFFERREYVMQCNWKTYVDNYLEGYHLPSVHPGLNRELDYGRYVTETFPRHSRQSSPIRGPENERDAPRRYPDAAGLAAEYFWIFPNWMLNCYPDNVSLNIVVPLAAEETLAIFEWYVLPELTNTEAAQAGVRFSHEIQLEDEDICEKVQRNLRSRSYERGRFSVRQEKGVHHFHRLYAEWMKRG, encoded by the coding sequence ATGCCCTCCGACCGGAATCTTTTCGCCGACCTGAGCGTCGACCCCGACATCATTCGCGCCTGGACGCTCCCTGCCAGCCTTTACACGGAACCATCCGTGCTGACGCACGAGCACCAGTGCCTTTTCGGGCGCACGTGGCAGGTGGCGGGATGCCGCCAGCAGGTGGCACGACCGGGCGACTATTTCACGTGCCAGGTTGCGGGCGAGCCGCTGCTGGTCGTGCGCGACGGGGAAGGGAGGCTGCGCGCTTTCTACAACGTCTGCCGGCATCGCGCCGGGCCGCCTGCCGAAGGATGCGGCTCGCGCAAAGTTTTCCGCTGCTCCTACCACGGCTGGACCTACGGTTTGGACGGCCGCCTGATCACGGCGCCGGAATTCGAAGGAGCGCAAGACTTCCGCGCGGAAGATTTCGGACTCCGGCCGGTGCGCGTGGAAGAGTGGGCGGCATGGGTGTTCGTGAATCTCGACGACGCGGCCGAACCGCTGCTGCCGGCGCTCGGGGATCTGCCGCGGCAGGCCGAACGCTTTCCGCTCGAACGCGTGCGGTTTTTCGAGCGGCGTGAGTACGTCATGCAGTGCAACTGGAAGACCTACGTGGACAACTATCTGGAGGGCTACCATCTGCCCAGCGTCCATCCCGGCCTGAACCGGGAGCTGGATTACGGCCGGTACGTCACCGAGACCTTCCCGCGCCACTCGCGGCAATCCAGTCCCATTCGCGGGCCGGAGAACGAGCGTGATGCGCCCCGCCGCTACCCTGACGCTGCCGGGCTCGCAGCCGAGTACTTCTGGATTTTTCCCAACTGGATGCTGAACTGCTATCCGGACAACGTGTCGCTGAATATCGTTGTGCCGCTGGCGGCGGAGGAAACACTGGCCATCTTCGAGTGGTACGTGCTTCCGGAACTAACGAACACCGAGGCTGCCCAGGCCGGCGTGCGCTTCAGCCACGAGATCCAGCTCGAGGACGAAGATATCTGCGAGAAAGTGCAGCGCAACCTGCGCTCCCGCAGCTACGAGCGCGGCCGCTTCAGCGTCCGCCAGGAGAAAGGCGTGCACCACTTCCATCGGTTGTATGCGGAATGGATGAAGCGCGGCTAG
- a CDS encoding pitrilysin family protein: protein MTALLALCLWACGHAAGQATDWKQISRPPLPPFHPQQPVRVVLPNGMVIFLQEDHELPLIEGQATVRGGSREEPAAKVGLVSIYGEVWRTGGTKSKTGDQLDDFLEARGARVESGDGVDSTNLSFSCLKGDFDDVFAIFTELLQQPEFREDKITLAKTQENTAIARRNDNVQGIAGREASKLGYGAENPYARHTEYATVAAVTRDDLLNWHKQYVHPNNIILGIVGDFDAKAMEARLRKAFAAWPKGPQARPAAIEYQPAKPGVYFVAKDDVNQSEIRMVHLGIRRDNPDYFAVEVMNEVFGTSALARLFTSIRSRKGLAYAVGGGVRSAFDHPGLFSITMSTKSNTTVEAIHALYEEIDNFLGPRPATEEELKRAKDGILNSFVFNFDSKGKVLRERMRLEFYGYPADFLERYQAAIEKVTVDDVNRVARKYIQKDKLAVLVVGKAADFDKPLASLGTVTALDVTIPEAGPKTPAVAGSNAEGKALAAKVVQALGGAEKLRAIKAIRRKGTSINKTPQGEMAFREEGIVVYPDRSWTKVTLPMGEMTIVISPEASFMAMGGMPPREVPGPMKQEGVSDIKRDLVFIAQNVENPKFVFAAAGTEKIGETEAAVLEINADGTPLRWYVDPQSGRVLRAAYRASSMTGPVDRVEDYSDWREVDGLRVPFKSKSTDNGAEVGSSEKLELEVNPVIDPKLFEKPAEAAAQQPSN, encoded by the coding sequence GTGACGGCGCTCCTGGCCCTCTGCCTGTGGGCCTGCGGGCACGCTGCCGGCCAGGCCACCGACTGGAAGCAGATCAGCCGGCCGCCGCTGCCTCCGTTCCATCCGCAGCAGCCGGTGCGCGTCGTACTGCCCAACGGCATGGTGATCTTCCTGCAGGAGGACCATGAACTGCCGCTCATCGAGGGCCAGGCTACAGTCCGCGGCGGCTCGCGCGAGGAGCCCGCGGCCAAGGTCGGCTTGGTCAGCATCTACGGCGAGGTCTGGCGCACGGGCGGCACCAAGTCCAAAACCGGCGACCAGCTCGATGACTTCCTGGAAGCGCGTGGCGCGCGCGTGGAGAGCGGAGATGGAGTGGACAGCACCAATCTCTCCTTCTCCTGCCTCAAGGGCGATTTCGACGACGTGTTCGCGATATTCACCGAGCTGCTGCAGCAGCCGGAGTTCCGAGAAGACAAGATCACACTGGCCAAGACGCAGGAGAACACGGCCATCGCGCGGCGCAATGACAACGTGCAGGGCATCGCCGGCCGCGAGGCCAGCAAGCTTGGCTATGGGGCGGAAAATCCCTACGCGCGCCACACCGAATATGCCACGGTAGCCGCGGTCACGCGGGACGACCTGCTGAACTGGCACAAGCAGTATGTCCATCCCAACAACATCATTCTGGGAATCGTCGGCGATTTCGATGCCAAAGCCATGGAAGCCAGGCTGCGCAAAGCCTTTGCCGCCTGGCCGAAAGGACCGCAGGCCAGGCCGGCTGCCATCGAGTACCAACCGGCCAAGCCGGGCGTGTATTTCGTCGCCAAGGACGATGTGAACCAGAGCGAGATCCGCATGGTCCACCTGGGCATCAGGCGCGACAACCCGGACTACTTCGCGGTCGAGGTGATGAACGAAGTGTTCGGCACCAGCGCACTGGCGCGGTTGTTCACCAGCATCCGCTCGCGCAAGGGCCTGGCCTATGCCGTCGGCGGAGGTGTGCGCAGCGCCTTCGACCATCCCGGGCTCTTCAGCATCACCATGAGCACCAAGAGCAACACCACGGTCGAGGCCATTCACGCTCTGTACGAGGAGATCGACAATTTCCTCGGACCCAGGCCGGCTACGGAGGAAGAGCTCAAGCGGGCCAAAGACGGCATCCTGAACTCCTTCGTCTTCAACTTCGATAGCAAGGGAAAAGTCCTGAGGGAGAGGATGCGGCTGGAATTCTACGGGTACCCCGCCGACTTCCTGGAGCGCTACCAGGCCGCAATCGAGAAGGTGACTGTGGACGATGTCAACCGCGTCGCCAGGAAATACATTCAGAAAGACAAGCTGGCGGTCCTGGTGGTAGGCAAAGCGGCGGACTTCGACAAGCCTCTGGCCAGCCTGGGAACCGTGACCGCGCTCGACGTCACCATACCGGAAGCCGGACCCAAGACGCCGGCGGTGGCGGGCTCGAACGCGGAGGGCAAGGCGTTGGCAGCCAAGGTGGTGCAGGCTTTGGGCGGGGCCGAGAAGCTGCGCGCCATCAAGGCAATCCGAAGAAAAGGGACCTCTATCAACAAGACGCCGCAGGGCGAGATGGCCTTCCGCGAGGAAGGCATCGTGGTGTACCCGGACCGCAGTTGGACGAAAGTCACTCTGCCCATGGGCGAGATGACCATTGTCATCTCACCCGAGGCGTCCTTCATGGCCATGGGAGGCATGCCTCCGCGGGAAGTTCCGGGCCCCATGAAGCAGGAGGGCGTCAGCGACATCAAGCGCGACCTGGTCTTCATCGCCCAGAATGTGGAAAACCCCAAGTTCGTCTTCGCGGCAGCGGGCACGGAGAAAATCGGGGAGACTGAAGCGGCCGTCCTGGAGATCAACGCCGACGGCACCCCCTTGCGCTGGTATGTCGATCCGCAGAGCGGCAGAGTGTTGCGAGCCGCCTACCGTGCGTCCAGCATGACCGGACCCGTGGACCGTGTTGAAGACTACTCCGACTGGCGCGAGGTCGACGGGCTGCGCGTGCCCTTTAAATCCAAGTCAACCGACAACGGCGCAGAGGTGGGCTCAAGCGAGAAGCTGGAACTGGAGGTTAATCCGGTCATCGATCCCAAGCTGTTCGAGAAACCAGCCGAAGCGGCTGCACAACAGCCTTCGAACTGA